The Nicotiana tabacum cultivar K326 chromosome 5, ASM71507v2, whole genome shotgun sequence sequence GAGCGCAATACAATGGttgtcaaccctttcaactttaatctatagcaatacaagtcaaagggattccatattagcaaataatgctcatgttttggtcacttaagcattttatcaaacacttggtgaaaataaagcttcatagtccttattaatggtgtctctacacccaacAACCCATTCTCTTGTTCCCAGAtaaattttaaagtctcaaatgattatatcaacattattcttcatcacccataatGTAAACAatacccttaaccaataatcaacactcAACACCCCAACCCTATAATCGTTCatacttttctatcaaacccatcaactcatatctcatgaactagggttcataatcattaaaccaatgctagaatcaattagagggcgaagacattacctttttgaagttcaaacccTTTGAATTTGAGTTCTAGGcttccttctctcaacaatgatgtcccaatcgaatatctaatgatatggagggtttacccatgttaataagatgttggaaaattgaaattaacttagaatcaccattagaacttacctttggtggtggaaggacccttaaggagttaggtttttgagagtttctctttctagagcaagtttttatgttttggggctatGGGGGATGGAATATAGCTTTAAAACGACCCCCACTAGCACGCTCGCGCACCTGGAGGCCTGCCCGCGCTAAACGGCAGTAACACTGCCTCAAAATTAGCGCGGTCGCGCTTATGGGCGCGCTACCGGGCGCGCATATCGTATACTGTTATATAAAATGCGCATAACGTTTTGCACAGAGGTCCGTTCGGGCTcataatatatcgttggaaagctatttcaaaggcctacaacttttatgatttgagttttcccaaattcctCACATTTTCACTAAAACCTGATGGAATATGAACTTTCTGCAAagttagtcgattttgtcaaatcttatgcacctcactttccatcttgattttgaagtaactatttcacccataatcatcccgatgtGACTTCACATGTTCAAGATATAACCTTACCACTCATTTAACACATTCACACCTAAGCCgaatttacggggtgttacaaaTACTAATGACATGATTTTAAGTATTCTCCAAAAAACTAGGCCGATATACTAACGAGATagaattttttgttttaaaaggacaaaatgcTATAATTTGCAAGAAGACATATATACTAAAAAATGAAGACATTTTTAGTCAGCGGAAAATTTGGCAGACTCCAAGAAGAGATTTCATAGACAAATCCTCAATACGGAATTTTTCTATTGGATAGATTCTATAAGGAATCTACTGATGTGATTGCTCTGGTTACTGTAATCTTTAATTATATTACATACATATAAGCAatactaataaataaataaataaaataaaacacaactCTATGTATCATTAATTTCATTCACCATTCTGTTTGATTCCCTATTCATCATCATTCCACCAACTTTTCAAAGGGGCACGTGCTTTCTCTTCATAGTACTTTTGATAGGTCTGCTTTTCTCTACTTGcatttgtattattattatttttatataagtACCAATTCAATTCTCTATGGATATTTGTAATTTGAGTTTTAATGCTTTGGTctttttgtcttatttattaATAGGTTTTGAGGGCTAAGTTTTGAGTTGTGGTTTCAACTTTCAACCAAGATGGACATCACTCTGAGGCTAATCAATATGGCTTTTTTCTTGCTGTTACTCATATGGTTTTTGATACATCTTTTCAAGAAAAACAGAGGAGAAGAAGATTTTGCAGAAAAAATACAGCCTACATTTTTCAGCAAGATTACAATTTTATTGAATGTGTTAATAGCCATTGCTTACTTGGGATTTTGTTTCCATGAATTGTGGAAGTTGAAAACTTTTGTGTTTGAAGAGTCTGTTTTTTCAGCCATGACATGGAGTTTGTCAAGTGCAGTTTCAATCTATGCATTAAACAAAGAGAAAAGGTGGCCATTATTACTCATTATATGGTGGGTCTTTTCAagtatttttgatatatttttagtCTCACTTCATCTTCTCAaccattataatatttattataCAAAACCCCCACATTTTCTGCCTAAGACAAATATAATTGATTTTGCTTCCCTACCACTGTCAATTCTCCTATGTTTCAATGCCCTGCCTGATTGTTCTGCCAAGAAATACAATGAAATTGAGCAGCCATTTCTTCAGAAAGAAGTAAATAGACATGATGCTGATGCATTTTCTAATGCTGGCATTTGGAGCCAACTCACATTCTTGTGGCTTAATCCACTATTCAACAAAGGTCATGAGGAAAAGCTGAGAGTAGAACACATACCTTCAATTCCTAATTCTGAGAGTTCCAGTGAAGCTTCTGCTTTATTGGAAGACGCGTTTCGGACAAAGAAAACTACTAGTTTCTCCCTCCCTGATGCCATACTCCACATGATTTGGAGACCACTTGCCTATAATGCTGTCTTTGCAGGTAATTCATGACTCAATTAAGCACACAATATTTGGTTGAAGCCGGTAAAAAAATGTATTATTTGGACATGAATTTCTGACTCTAAATCACTATctcaatttgaagttgaaataatgaacaaaaatagtaaaacaaACATTGATGTGCAAATAATACTTGGTGTGAAGTTATGCCCAAATGCCTTGTAACAACATGCTTCTGTTTTTGCAGGAGTCAACACAATTGCATCCTATACTGGTCCTTTGCTAATAACAAGTTTTGTAAAATTTTTGTCTGAAAAGAAAGATGAGTCCAATTGGCAAGAAGGAATGATTTTAGCCTTCATctttttctttgccaaaacaatTGAGTCACTGTCACAAAGGCAATGGTATTTTGGAGCTCACCGGATTGGTGTTCGAGTGAGAGCAGCTCTGATGGCATTAATATATAAAAGAACTTTGTCGATCAAGTATGGCGGTACAAAAGATGGAAAGATCATAAACTTCATCAATGTTGATGTTGAGAGAATTGGGGATTTCTGCTGGTATATTCATGGAGTTTGGCTGCTTCCTGTTCAGGTTATACTTGCCCTGGTTATCTTGTACAAGAATTTAGGTGCTGCTCCCTCTGCTGCTGCTTTTCTTTCAACCATATTCGTGATGGTAAGCAACACACCGCTTGCCAATATGCAAGAGCAGCTCCACTCAAAGATAATGGAAGCGAAGGACGTGAGAATTAAAGCCACTTCAGAGACCTTGAAAAGCATGAGAGTGTTGAAACTACACTCATGGGAGTCCACTTTCTTCAAGAAGCTGCTTCAACTTAGACAAAATGAGAGAGGATGGCTTAAGAGATACCTTTATACATGTTCTGCTGTGGCTTTTCTCTTTTGGGCGTCACCAACACTAGTTTCAGTTGCAACCTTTGGTGTTTGTATCATGTTAAAAACACCATTAACATcaggagcagttctctcagcacTAGCAACTTTCAGGATACTACAAGAACCAATCTACAACTTGCCCGAACTCATTTCCATGATTGCACAGACAAAGGTTTCAGTTGATAGGATTCAAGACTTCATGAGAGAGGAAGATCAAAAGAAGTTAACAAGCTATCTTGCTCCTTATAATAATACATCTGAAGTGGCAATTGAACTTGAGCCAGGAGAGTATGCTTGGGGCACAAATGAGTTGAAGAAATCAACGATTAAGATAACCGAGAAAATCAGGATCATGAAAGGGTGGAAAGTGGCAATCTGTGGTTCAGTGGGATCAGGAAAGTCAAGCTTACTCTGTAGTATTATGGGAGAGATTCCTACGATTTCTGGATCTAGTATTAAGACTAATGGTTCAAAGGCATTTGTACCACAAAGTGCCTGGATTCAGACGGGCACCGTTAGAGACAATGTTCTTTTTGGCAAGGAAATGAATAAGGCTCGTTATGATGATATCGTGGAACGATGTGCTTTGAAACGTGACATTGAGATGTGGGCTGATGGAGATCTAAATTCGGTAGGAGAAAGAGGAATGAACCTAAGTGGTGGACAAAAGCAGAGAATTCAGTTGGCTAGAGCTATTTATAGTGATTCAGACATCTATATATTAGATGACCCTTTCAGTGCTGTTGATGCACAAACTGGAGCTCATATGTTCAAGGCAAGTACTACATCCTACTTTTATCGATTTTTTTTCAGTAATCGAGTTGCTCTTATTGATTTTCTACAACCCTTCATCATATTGCAGAAATGCCTAATCCAACATCTACATAATAAAACTGTTGTTTATGCCACTCACCAGTTGGAATTTTTAGATGCTTCTGACCTCATCCTGGTAAGTTGAACTGTTTTCAGCTATTGGTTTTCGGTTGCTTGATTTAAACTAGACAAGTATATCTTAGTTTTGCTGCTTATGTGATATGCTTAGGTAATGAAAGATGGTAGAATTGTTCAGTCAGGAAAGTATAATGAGTTGATTACAGACCCTGACGGTGAGCTCCTAAGACATATGGTGGCTCACAGCAAATCATTAGATCAGGTGAACCCTTCCCAAAAATGCAGCTGCATGACCAAGGGTAAGCATCAGAATAACCAAATTGAAGTCGAAGAGAGTTTTGAAGATCTTACCTGTGACGACAAGATCTTAGGAAGAACTGAGCAGGAAGACGCAGTATCTGGTCGAGTTAAATGGCAGGTCTACTCGACTTTTGTCACTTCGGCATACAAAGGGGCCCTTGTACTTCCGGTCCTTCTATGTCAAGTTCTCTTCCAGGGATTGCAGATGGCAAGCAACTACTGGATTGCATGGGGAACTGAAGAAGAAGGCAGGGTTACTAGAGAGCGATTAATTGGAATATTTGTGCTGATGTCAGGGGGAAGCTCTTTTTTCATCTTAGGAAGAGCAGTTATGCTGTCAACTATTGCAATTGAGACTGCTCAGAAGCTCTACGTTGGGATGATCACATCAATCTTCCGAGCGCCCTTGTCATTCTTCGACTCCACTCCTTCCAGCAGAATTCTGAATAGGGTGAGTGTAGCAGCTGAAATGATCTATATGGCTTAAAATACATCTATATTCAGTTTTAAAAACATGAGTTTCTGGTTGCATCCATTCGTAACTTCATCATTTTCTTGTTTGTCAGTCTTCTACAGACCAAAGCATTGTGGACACAGATATTCCGTATAGATTGGCTGGACTAGCATTTGCACTTATTCAATTATTGAGCATTGTTGTCCTTATGTCCCATGTTGCTTGGCAGATCTTCTTTCTCTTCCTTCTGATACTTGCCATCTCCATGTGGTATCAGGTAATCAGAAGCTCAACCTGAAGTTACTTTTGTCCCCATTCACTTTTAACTGCAAGAAGTTTACTTTTTTACTGAGTGCAGACTGAAAGAGAATGAAGcatatttcttttaaataaatgttTTGTATCACTGCTACATTACAATGCAAACAACGTGTATTTAATGATACATTCTTATTACAGGCATATTACATTACCACTGCTAGAGAACTGGCAAGGATGATTGGCATTCAGAAAGCTCCAATCCTGCATCATTTCTCTGAATCTCTCACCGGTGTAGCAACCATTCGTTGTTTTAATCAGGAGGACCGATTCTTGAATAAGAACTTGAAGCTCATTGATAATTATTCTCATGTTGCCTTTCACAACTCTGCTACAATGGAATGGCTCTGTGTTCGAATCAACTTTCTCTTCAATCTgatattcttctttcttcttgTCATCCTGGCAAACCTTCCACGGAAGGCTATCGACCCCAGTaagctttttttcttcttctccatttCTGTATCATGAATCCAACTTAATACATTCTGCTTCCACTAGGCCAAAAATGTCAGATTCTCTGGTGATGCATGAATAAACATAAAAAAACTACTCTTAGATATAGGAACTTATGAGAAGCAAGGAAGTCAAAGTTATACACCTGAAAATCTATGAAaacaattttttctttctttcacatGTTTCATCTATTTTGCAGGTTTAGCAGGACTAGCAGCTACCTATGGCTTAAATCTTAATGTTCTCCAAGCTTGGGTTATATGGAACCTTTGCAATGTTGAGAACAAAATGATCTCAGTGGAGAGAATACTTCAGTTTAGCAATGTTCCTAGTGAAGCCCCACTGATAATTGAAAAGTCCAGGCCGGAACCCAATTGGCCGCTAAAAGGAAGGATCGAAATGAAGGAACTTCATGTGCAATACAGCCCTGATCTCCCAAGAGTACTAAAAGGTATAACATGCACCTTTCCGGAGGGAAAGAAAATTGGTGTAGTTGGAAGAACAGGAAGTGGAAAGTCTACTTTGATCCAAGCTCTGTTCAGGGTTGTGGAACCATCTGAGGGATGCATTCTTATCGATGGAATAGACATTTCGAGGATTGGTTTGGAAGACCTAAGGTCTAGGTTGAGTATAATACCACAAGATCCAACTTTGTTCCAAGGAACAATTAGGACTAATCTTGATCTGTTACAACAACATTCAGATCATGATATCTGGGAGGTAATGATCTGCACTTGGAACCTGTTTGGCTTAGCTGATTAAAAGTAGCTGAAATGCTGAAAAACTCTcttttaagtgttgaagctgATTTTATGAATAATTGTTACGTCTTTCGATAGAAGTGTTGAAACAACCAAACTAATAATAgacattatttttcttaatttcattTGAGAGGGTATGACTTGGTAACTTACTGTTTAGAATGGTATTCATTTTTCAGGTCTTGCACAAATGTCATTTGGCTGAGATAGTGAAGCAGGATCCAAGGCTTCTTGATGCACCAGGTACAAATACTAGTTTCCATGTTTATCTTGCAACCTATAAAAAAACTTCAGAATACATAAATAATCGTAAATGGAAACAAATTATCTTCAAATTAAGATCAAGTATTTTATGGTACAGTTGCAGAAGACGGAGAAAACTTGAGCGTGGGTCAAAGGCAGATTGTGTGCCTAGCTAGGGTGTTGCTACAAAAAAGGAGAATATTGGTACTTGATGAAGCTACTGCTTCAGTGGATACAGAGACAGACAATGTCATTCAGAAAACTATAAGAGAAGAAACATATGGATGCACAGTTATAACAGTGGCTCATCGGATACCCACAGTCATCGATAATGATCTTGTTCTAGTTCTTGGTGAAGGTAAAGATACAGAACCCAGCTCCACAAACACTGAAAAAACAGCATAACCAAGTAAACTAGGTGTACATATTAAGAATGCTGTAACAGTTGAAATGATTAATGTATCAGCTACTTGTATACAACTGCATGACAATTGTAGTGGCAGAATATAAGTGTAATCATTAACCTCCAACGGGCTAAGAACTCAAAAAGATGAAGACATAGAACAGCTGAGAATAGACACGTTGTACTATTTATTACATTGCTGACAAAATCCATGTTGTTTGATGCAGGAAAAATTCTCGAGTTTGATACTCCTGACCAGTTATTGAGGAACAGTTCTTCCGCATTTTCAAATTTGGTGACAGAATTCTTGCGGAGATCATCCAAGGGGTAACTTAAAAGCATAGCACAAGGCACATGTGATAGTACATTTAGTTTCTAACCTCTAAAGGAATGACTGACCGATTCAATATTAATGTGGCGTTGTACAGTACAGAATCACAAACTGAAATCAAGAAATAGAGCAAGTTGAGCAGCTATAACTGGATTAATTCATTTACTATACCGCAGCCACTTCTACAAGTACATACTGTATCTAATAACTGCCAACCAAAGGTGACATGAAATCTGTAGGATATTTTCAGTGGTTATTCTTAATCCTTACCTTATAGTTTATGCACTTAATTAGTTATTTCTTGATGCAACAGAAAACTTGAATAGATATCTGTAGTTCATTTGACACCTAGCTGACCTTTAACAGCTAGATCAATAGCCTATTTGACCAAGTTTTTTTTTGGCCAAGTGCTTctttttttgccaaaagcacttttcgccaaaaattgaggtgtttggcaagcttttggaaggaaaaaaagtggagaagcagaaaaaagtagcttctctccaaaaatatttttttgagaagcacttttgagaaaaatacacttagaagcagttttttaaagcttggccaaacactaattgctgctcagaagtgcttccAAACATAAACTGCTACTTTTGAGAAAatcacttttgaaaaaaagcacttctcaaaataaaatttttgcagcttggccaaacgggttACAAATCTTAAACTGAATTCTGTCTGGATCTGCTTTAAGTATTAATTAAAGTGAGTATTTAGTTGATTAGCCTCTAAAAATCCCTCATATAAAGTACATCATCACTCATCAGTACTTTGTAATATCTGAATGAAAGTTCtattcaactgctcttccttcaTGGCTAAATCTTGCTGAAACCTATCATATACTTATTCAACCTTTTGTATTTATGCTTCATCATTAGGCACAACTACTACCAAACATGAAAATCCATGTCTTTTGCTGCTGTCTCTCTGCTCTCTTTCTTGTTATTGTCCCCCTCtctatatatacagtcaaatctCTTTATAACAGCCTCGTtcgttccgaatatttttggatgttatagcgaagtgttgttatagaaaaCATATACTATTATAACATAACTTGAAAATTGGTTTCGGAAAAAGTTTGgtttttatagtgaagtgttgttatatagggatactgttatagagaggtctgactgtataTGTGCATTTGTATTCTTATTTGTATCATTTCTTGTTTATCTTCTGCCAGTTTGTCTCTGACTGTCAATTTCCTTGTTAATTTTCACTCTATTAATATTAACCAAAACCTGCTATTCCCATAGCATCAATTGCATTGCTAATACAAATCGT is a genomic window containing:
- the LOC107760503 gene encoding putative ABC transporter C family member 15 isoform X2, producing MDITLRLINMAFFLLLLIWFLIHLFKKNRGEEDFAEKIQPTFFSKITILLNVLIAIAYLGFCFHELWKLKTFVFEESVFSAMTWSLSSAVSIYALNKEKRWPLLLIIWWVFSSIFDIFLVSLHLLNHYNIYYTKPPHFLPKTNIIDFASLPLSILLCFNALPDCSAKKYNEIEQPFLQKEVNRHDADAFSNAGIWSQLTFLWLNPLFNKGHEEKLRVEHIPSIPNSESSSEASALLEDAFRTKKTTSFSLPDAILHMIWRPLAYNAVFAGVNTIASYTGPLLITSFVKFLSEKKDESNWQEGMILAFIFFFAKTIESLSQRQWYFGAHRIGVRVRAALMALIYKRTLSIKYGGTKDGKIINFINVDVERIGDFCWYIHGVWLLPVQVILALVILYKNLGAAPSAAAFLSTIFVMVSNTPLANMQEQLHSKIMEAKDVRIKATSETLKSMRVLKLHSWESTFFKKLLQLRQNERGWLKRYLYTCSAVAFLFWASPTLVSVATFGVCIMLKTPLTSGAVLSALATFRILQEPIYNLPELISMIAQTKVSVDRIQDFMREEDQKKLTSYLAPYNNTSEVAIELEPGEYAWGTNELKKSTIKITEKIRIMKGWKVAICGSVGSGKSSLLCSIMGEIPTISGSSIKTNGSKAFVPQSAWIQTGTVRDNVLFGKEMNKARYDDIVERCALKRDIEMWADGDLNSVGERGMNLSGGQKQRIQLARAIYSDSDIYILDDPFSAVDAQTGAHMFKKCLIQHLHNKTVVYATHQLEFLDASDLILVMKDGRIVQSGKYNELITDPDGELLRHMVAHSKSLDQVNPSQKCSCMTKGKHQNNQIEVEESFEDLTCDDKILGRTEQEDAVSGRVKWQVYSTFVTSAYKGALVLPVLLCQVLFQGLQMASNYWIAWGTEEEGRVTRERLIGIFVLMSGGSSFFILGRAVMLSTIAIETAQKLYVGMITSIFRAPLSFFDSTPSSRILNRSSTDQSIVDTDIPYRLAGLAFALIQLLSIVVLMSHVAWQIFFLFLLILAISMWYQAYYITTARELARMIGIQKAPILHHFSESLTGVATIRCFNQEDRFLNKNLKLIDNYSHVAFHNSATMEWLCVRINFLFNLIFFFLLVILANLPRKAIDPSLAGLAATYGLNLNVLQAWVIWNLCNVENKMISVERILQFSNVPSEAPLIIEKSRPEPNWPLKGRIEMKELHVQYSPDLPRVLKGITCTFPEGKKIGVVGRTGSGKSTLIQALFRVVEPSEGCILIDGIDISRIGLEDLRSRLSIIPQDPTLFQGTIRTNLDLLQQHSDHDIWEVLHKCHLAEIVKQDPRLLDAPVAEDGENLSVGQRQIVCLARVLLQKRRILVLDEATASVDTETDNVIQKTIREETYGCTVITVAHRIPTVIDNDLVLVLGEGKILEFDTPDQLLRNSSSAFSNLVTEFLRRSSKG
- the LOC107760503 gene encoding putative ABC transporter C family member 15 isoform X1; amino-acid sequence: MDITLRLINMAFFLLLLIWFLIHLFKKNRGEEDFAEKIQPTFFSKITILLNVLIAIAYLGFCFHELWKLKTFVFEESVFSAMTWSLSSAVSIYALNKEKRWPLLLIIWWVFSSIFDIFLVSLHLLNHYNIYYTKPPHFLPKTNIIDFASLPLSILLCFNALPDCSAKKYNEIEQPFLQKEVNRHDADAFSNAGIWSQLTFLWLNPLFNKGHEEKLRVEHIPSIPNSESSSEASALLEDAFRTKKTTSFSLPDAILHMIWRPLAYNAVFAGVNTIASYTGPLLITSFVKFLSEKKDESNWQEGMILAFIFFFAKTIESLSQRQWYFGAHRIGVRVRAALMALIYKRTLSIKYGGTKDGKIINFINVDVERIGDFCWYIHGVWLLPVQVILALVILYKNLGAAPSAAAFLSTIFVMVSNTPLANMQEQLHSKIMEAKDVRIKATSETLKSMRVLKLHSWESTFFKKLLQLRQNERGWLKRYLYTCSAVAFLFWASPTLVSVATFGVCIMLKTPLTSGAVLSALATFRILQEPIYNLPELISMIAQTKVSVDRIQDFMREEDQKKLTSYLAPYNNTSEVAIELEPGEYAWGTNELKKSTIKITEKIRIMKGWKVAICGSVGSGKSSLLCSIMGEIPTISGSSIKTNGSKAFVPQSAWIQTGTVRDNVLFGKEMNKARYDDIVERCALKRDIEMWADGDLNSVGERGMNLSGGQKQRIQLARAIYSDSDIYILDDPFSAVDAQTGAHMFKASTTSYFYRFFFSNRVALIDFLQPFIILQKCLIQHLHNKTVVYATHQLEFLDASDLILVMKDGRIVQSGKYNELITDPDGELLRHMVAHSKSLDQVNPSQKCSCMTKGKHQNNQIEVEESFEDLTCDDKILGRTEQEDAVSGRVKWQVYSTFVTSAYKGALVLPVLLCQVLFQGLQMASNYWIAWGTEEEGRVTRERLIGIFVLMSGGSSFFILGRAVMLSTIAIETAQKLYVGMITSIFRAPLSFFDSTPSSRILNRSSTDQSIVDTDIPYRLAGLAFALIQLLSIVVLMSHVAWQIFFLFLLILAISMWYQAYYITTARELARMIGIQKAPILHHFSESLTGVATIRCFNQEDRFLNKNLKLIDNYSHVAFHNSATMEWLCVRINFLFNLIFFFLLVILANLPRKAIDPSLAGLAATYGLNLNVLQAWVIWNLCNVENKMISVERILQFSNVPSEAPLIIEKSRPEPNWPLKGRIEMKELHVQYSPDLPRVLKGITCTFPEGKKIGVVGRTGSGKSTLIQALFRVVEPSEGCILIDGIDISRIGLEDLRSRLSIIPQDPTLFQGTIRTNLDLLQQHSDHDIWEVLHKCHLAEIVKQDPRLLDAPVAEDGENLSVGQRQIVCLARVLLQKRRILVLDEATASVDTETDNVIQKTIREETYGCTVITVAHRIPTVIDNDLVLVLGEGKILEFDTPDQLLRNSSSAFSNLVTEFLRRSSKG